In Candidatus Ozemobacteraceae bacterium, one genomic interval encodes:
- a CDS encoding ABC transporter ATP-binding protein, whose translation MIIISNLSKAFGPKRVLSGINLKIYKGESLVILGPSGCGKSVLLKHIIGLLKPDEGQVLIDGEDITNFSQMRLDALRMRMGMLFQSAALFDSLTVEENIAFGLRKHTNLSNLAIHHIVSEKLEMVGLPGSNNLMPSELSGGMRKRVGLARAIAMEPEIILYDEPTTGLDPIMTSAIDELHLSLKKRLGVTSIVVTHDLGSAYRVCDRLALHYGGKIVAIGTKEEIINSPDPVVQQFIRGEAKGPMTLL comes from the coding sequence ATGATCATCATCTCGAACCTGTCGAAAGCGTTCGGTCCCAAACGGGTGCTGAGCGGAATAAATCTAAAGATATACAAAGGCGAGTCGCTCGTGATTCTCGGCCCGTCGGGATGCGGCAAAAGCGTGCTCCTCAAGCATATCATCGGCCTGCTCAAGCCTGACGAGGGCCAGGTGCTCATCGACGGCGAGGACATCACGAACTTCAGCCAGATGCGCCTCGACGCTCTGCGTATGCGCATGGGCATGCTGTTCCAGTCGGCCGCCCTGTTCGACTCGCTCACGGTCGAGGAGAACATCGCGTTCGGCCTTCGCAAGCACACGAACCTCTCGAATCTCGCGATTCACCACATCGTCTCGGAAAAACTCGAGATGGTGGGATTGCCGGGTTCCAACAACCTCATGCCGAGCGAACTCTCGGGCGGCATGCGCAAGCGCGTCGGCCTCGCCCGCGCCATCGCGATGGAACCGGAGATCATTCTCTACGACGAGCCCACGACCGGTCTCGATCCGATCATGACGTCGGCGATCGACGAACTGCACCTCAGCCTGAAGAAACGACTGGGCGTCACCTCGATCGTCGTCACGCACGACCTCGGCTCCGCCTATCGGGTCTGCGACCGTCTGGCGCTGCATTACGGCGGCAAGATCGTCGCCATCGGCACGAAGGAAGAGATCATCAATTCCCCCGATCCTGTTGTCCAGCAATTCATCCGCGGCGAAGCCAAGGGTCCCATGACGCTCCTGTGA